One part of the Streptomyces lienomycini genome encodes these proteins:
- a CDS encoding DUF6415 family natural product biosynthesis protein yields MTATTLRPGWSHPVRAAVPPFTEAGLRRVLEKVQRWAPYVDGLLLDDVAAVLDDYTPTEHEVDEHAQRLRGHLMRLVHLAVFSKVAEQDGQVADLIEHGRAIRDRGRTHRPPSCRRTPRRMAWTLDELLERLVAHRCLTKAP; encoded by the coding sequence ATGACGGCCACCACCCTCCGCCCCGGTTGGTCCCATCCCGTGCGAGCCGCCGTACCGCCCTTCACCGAGGCCGGCTTGAGAAGGGTGCTGGAGAAGGTGCAGCGCTGGGCCCCGTATGTCGACGGCTTGCTGCTCGATGACGTGGCAGCCGTCCTGGACGACTACACGCCCACCGAACACGAGGTCGACGAGCACGCGCAGCGCCTTCGTGGTCATCTGATGCGACTCGTCCACCTCGCCGTGTTCTCCAAGGTGGCCGAGCAGGACGGGCAGGTGGCCGACCTCATCGAGCACGGGCGCGCCATCAGGGACCGAGGAAGGACCCACCGACCACCGTCGTGCCGTCGGACACCCCGGCGTATGGCGTGGACGCTCGACGAACTCCTCGAACGCCTGGTGGCCCACCGATGTCTTACGAAGGCACCGTGA
- a CDS encoding ATP-binding protein: MLNDSRLAVRSCPTHWVALAGRREPLASARDHTRTVLAGVVPCVDDAVLVVSELVGNAVRHTTAGPDCLTIVIDGDQVVVAVHDPEPDGGVHLSETAADPLAESGRGLWLVQALARRWYVETTAVGKAVVAVLPRGKAAVSRAAGS; the protein is encoded by the coding sequence ATGCTGAACGACTCCCGCCTGGCAGTCCGCAGTTGTCCCACGCACTGGGTGGCCCTGGCCGGTCGGCGCGAGCCGCTTGCCTCCGCCCGTGACCACACTCGTACAGTGCTGGCCGGTGTCGTGCCTTGCGTGGACGACGCGGTGCTGGTCGTATCCGAGCTGGTGGGTAACGCAGTGCGACACACGACGGCCGGCCCCGACTGTCTGACTATCGTGATTGACGGGGACCAGGTCGTTGTCGCGGTTCACGACCCGGAGCCCGACGGTGGTGTACACCTGTCGGAGACGGCTGCCGATCCGCTTGCCGAGTCCGGCCGGGGGCTGTGGCTGGTGCAGGCGCTGGCACGGCGGTGGTACGTGGAGACCACCGCCGTCGGCAAGGCGGTCGTGGCCGTCCTGCCGCGCGGGAAAGCGGCGGTCAGCCGAGCGGCAGGCTCTTGA